A stretch of DNA from Granulicella pectinivorans:
GGCCCTTGAGCTCGAAGATGAGGTCCTCGATCTTCGAGGTGGCGAGCGGGTCGAGGGCGGAGCAGGGTTCGTCGAGCAGGAGAACTTCGGGCTCGACGGCCAGGGAGCGGGCGATGCAGAGGCGCTGCTGCTGGCCGCCGGAGAGCGAAAGGGCGGAGACGTGGAGCTTGTCTTTGACCTCTTCCCAGAGGGCGGCGCGGCGGAGGCTCTGTTCGACGCGGTCCTTCATCTGCGAGGCGGGCAGCATGCGGTTGATGCGGACGCCGTAGGCTACGTTGTCGAAGATGCTCTTGGGAAAGGGGTTGGGGCGCTGGAAGACCATGCCGACGCGCTGGCGGAGCACCGTGGGATGGAACGAAAAGAGATCCTGGTCGCCGAGGAGGACCTTGCCCTCCACACGCGTGTTCGGGACGGTCTCGGACATGCGGTTGAGGATGCGGAGGAAGGTCGATTTACCGCAGCCGGAGGGGCCGATGAGGGCGGTGACCTTGTCCTGCGGGACGTTCATGTTCAGGTTGTGGAGGGCCTGGAACGCTCCGTAGTAAAAGTTCAGGTCGGAGACGGTGAACTGAGGGGTGTGCTGGACGACGCTGAGCTGCTGCTCGTCGCCGAAACGTTCTTCACGTACCTTGCCGAAATCGCCGAGTTTGAATGCTGCTGCCGCCATGGGAGTTAGCTCCGGGGGAGATGCGTACGTCGCGAAAGGACGAGGCGCGCGAGGATATTGATGAGTAAGACGGCTGAAAGGAGCACAAAGCCGCCCGCCCACGCCTGCCGATGGAGATCGGCGTACGGCGAGATGGCGTAGTTGAAGATGACGACGGGCAGGGAAGCCGTCTCGTGGTTGAAGCCGGGGCTCCAGTACTGGTTGTTGAGTGCGGTGAAGAGGAGCGGTGCCGTCTCGCCGGCGACACGAGCCAGGTTGAGCATGATGCCGGTGACGATTCCGGGGAGCGCGGCAGGGATGATGACGCTGATGATGGTCTGGGTCTTCGACGCGCCGAGGCTCATGGCACCCTCACGCAGGGCGCGGGGGACGCCGCGGAGGAACTCCTCGGTGGAGCGCAGGGCGATGGGAATCATCATGATGCCGAGCGCGATGCCACCGGCGAGGGTGGAGAAGTGGTGCATCGGCAGCACGACCAGCGTGTAGACGAAGATACCCATGACAATTGAGGGTACGCCGTTGAGCAGATCGGTGGTGTAACGGACGATCGAGGCGAAGGCGGAGCCGGAGAACTCAGCCAGGAAGACACCGCCGAGCAGACCGAGCGGCACGCCGAGGCAGGCGGCGATCATCAGCAGCTTGCCGGAGCCGACGATGGCGTTGGCCATGCCGCCGCCCTCTTCGCCGACGGGCACGGGCAGTTTGGTGAAGAAGGCCCAGTTGAGCGAGCGCGCTCCATTGACGACGAGGTAGCCGAGGATGAAGATGAGCACCGCGACGACTGCGAAGGCGCAGAGGCCGGTGAGCGTGAGCATGACGGCGTTGATGATCTTCTTGCTGGTTGGAGGATAGGAGGCCATTACTCGCGAATCTCCTTGATTCCAGCCGTGAGCATAAGCAGGCGGGCGCCGGCGTTGACGATCATGGTGACGACGAAGAGGACCAGGGCCATCTCGACGAGGGCGTGCAGGTAGATGTCTTCGGTGGCCTCGGTGAACTCATTCGCGATGACGGCGGCGATGGTGTAACCGGGCGAGAGCAGCGAGGCGTGAATCTCGGGCACGTTGCCGATGACCATGGTGACGGCCATCGTCTCCCCCAGGGCGCGGGCGAGCGAAAGGAAGACGGAGCCGATGATGCCGCGCTGCGCGTAAGGAACAACGGCCTTCCAGGTGACATCCCACTTCGTGGCACCGAGAGCCATCATGGCCTCACGCTGCGCGGTGGGCACGGACATGAGCACTTCGCGGGAGATGGACACGATGAACGGCACGATCATGATCGACAGCACGATGCCGGCGGTGAGATAGCTGACGCCGTAGAACGTGCCGGAGAAGATGGGTAGCCAGGCCAGGTGGTCCGTGATGGGCGGGACGACCTGGTTCAGGATCGGCACGAGCACGAAGATACCGATGAGGCCGAAGATCACGCTGGGGACGGCGGCGAGGAGCTCGACCAGGAAGGTGAGGACGTTCGAGATCTTGCGGGGCGCCATTTCCGCCAGAAAGATGGCCGCGCCGATGCCGACGGGAACCGCGATGAGCAAGCCGAGGAACGAGGTGAGAACGGTACCGTAGACGAAGGGCAGCGCGCCGAAGTTTCCGTTGACGGGGTCCCAGGTCCTGGAGGTGAGGAAGTGGAAACCGAACTTCTGCCGGGAGAGCAGGGAGTTGGTCCACAGGTGCTCGGCGAGCAGGGCGGTGATGAGAATAATGGTGAGCGCGGCGACGAGGGTGACGAGGTAGGCGATCTCGTCGCCCTTACGCAGACGCTCCGCGAAGCTCATGGGCTGGCCAGAGCTTCGCGGAGTGGTCCCGTTGGGTGCTGCTTTCGATAATTCCATTTGGCTAGGGTTATCCGTTATGACCTAGTACTGGAGCGTTCCGATGGCGACGGCTTCCTTGGTGACGACTTCTTTAGGAAGTTTCGCATAGGTCAGGGCTTCGCACTCGTTCTGGCCGGTGGTCAGGGACCACTTCAGGAAGTCCTTAAGTACCGCAGCCTTGTTCTTGTCGTTCATATTACGGGGGATCAGCATCCAGGTGAAGGTCGAGATGGGGTAGGCTTCCGCGTTGGGAGCGTCAGTGATGGAGACGCGGAAGTCGGCCGGCATATTCTTGACCGCGCCGGCGGCAGCAGCCGAAACGCTGGCCAGACCCGCCTTGACGAACTTGCCCGACGAGTTGCGGACTTCGCCGTAGCTGATCTTGTTCTGGACGGCGTAGACGAGCTCGACGTAGCCGATGGAGTTGGGGGTCTGCTTCACGAGACCGGCGACGCCGTCGTTGCCCTTGCCGCCGAGGCCCACGGGCCAGGAGAGCGAGCTGTTGACGCCGACGCGGGACTTCCACTCGGGGCTGACCTTGGAGAGGAAGTCGGCCCAGGTGTAGGTGGTGCCGGATCCGTCCGAACGGTGGACGACGAGGATGTTCGCGGCGGGGAGCTTCACGCCGGGGTTCGCGTCCTGAATGTACTTATCGTTCCATTTGGTGATCTTGCCGAGGAAGATGCCGGCGAGGGCGTCCTGCGTGAACTTGAGGTCGGAGGCGACACCGGCGACGTTGTAGATCGGCACGGCCGCGCCGAGGGCGGTGGGGAAATGAAGGATGTCGGTATGGAGCTTGTTCTTCGCGTCGGCGAGCTGTGCGTCGTTCATCGGGCCGTCGGTGCCCCCGAAGTCGACGGTGCCGGTGGAGACCTGGCGGATACCGCCGCCCGAGCCGATGGCCTGGTAGTTGATCTCGACGTTGGGGTGCGACTTCTTATACTCAGCGGCCCACTTGGAGTACAGGGGCGCGGCGAAGGTCGAACCGGCACCGGTCAACGTTACGTTCTGGGCCTGAACTGTGAGAGGAGCGAGGGTGGCTGCCGTGAGCGCTGCGGCGAACATCATCTTGCGAATCATAGTTTTCCTCGGATGGCCTGGCATTGGGTGAAGGTATGCGGGCTCTAGTGTCTCTGTTGATGCTCCCACAGGCTAACGGGCATAGATGAATGGAGAGTGAATTCCGGCTGGCTGTTTTGTTGTTTTCCCAAGCTCCTCGCGGAAGTTGAAGGGTCCTCAGCTTAAAAACCCCATGTTTTGAGCGCTGCCCACCTTGCCGTCCCCGGTTGATCGGGGAATCGCAAGCTTTTAGCTGTGCATTCACACAACAGTAGCCGTACGTTCACAATCCGCTGTCACGCTCTGAGGTACAGAAGAGGCCCATGATCACGGTTCGGTGACCTTCCGCAAAGGCGGCAGGCGCGTTTTAGGACCGGACGTGTGCCCCTCGGAGTGTTCTACGAGAGGAATTATGAAGAAAGAATGGATGCTGGTTCTGGCATTGAGTGTGGCGGCTGCCTCGGCCCCGATTCATGCGCAGACAACGACGACCAAGGCGCAGAAGAAGGCCAAGACGAAGCCCGGCTCCGAGGTTGCGGAGCAGCTTCGGGAGATGCGCGAAGCCGAAGCCAAGATGCAGGCGCAGATCAACGAGCTGAAATCGCAGCTTGCCGATCGCGATGCGAAGCTTTCAGGCGCCGCGCAGATCGTACAGGACGCGCAGACTCAGGCTGCCCAGGCCAACGCCAAGGCCGCCGAGGTCAGCACAAGCATTCAGGAAGAAGATGACCGCGTGAAGGATCTGCAGGGTCAGATCAACACGCTGGGCGTCACCGACACCGCGGCCATCAAAGCCGTCGACGATTCGCAGAAGAAGCTTGCGGCCGACGTGCACGAGCCGGCTTCGATCCACTACAAGGGTGTGACGTTTACCCCGGTGGGCTTCCTGGCGGCTGAATCCGTATACCGTTCGCGTTCGATGAACTCGGATGTCAACACGCCCTTCAGCGCAACCCCTTATAAGAACAGCCCACAGGCTTACCTGAGCGAGTTCAACGCCTCTGGCCGCCAGTCGCGTCTTGGCCTCCAGGTCACCGCTCCTACCCCCTGGGGCAGGATGGGCGGCTACTACGAGATGGACTTCCTCTCCGCCGGTGTCACCTCGAACGACAACCAGACCAACAGCTACACGATGCGTCAGCGCCAGCTCTGGGGACAGTTTGCGGTCAACAACGGCTTTACGTTCACGGGCGGCCAGATGTGGTCGCTGGTGACGGAGACGAAGAAGGGTCTGAACTCCGCGCCCGGCATTGAGAATCTGCCGAACACGATCGATGCCCAGTACCACGTCGGCTTCAGCTTCACGCGTCAGTATGGCATCCGTCTCGCGCAGCAGCTTGGCCGGTACAACCAGGTTGCGCTTGGCATCGAAGAGTCGCAGACGGTTCTGGCCGGTTCGACGAACCTTCCGTACAACTTCTTCTTCGGCGGACAGGGCTCGACGGGCGGTCTTTACTCCTCGACGGGCGGCGGTTCGGCGGACGCTCCGGGCGCGCAGAACTACTCCAACAACGTGGCTCCCGACTTCATCGTCAAGTGGGCGAACGATTCCCCCTATGGACACTATGAGCTGGGAGGCATCGTTCGTCTGTTCCGCGATCGCTATTACCCCACGCTGGGCTACCAGCCGACCGCTCCTGCTTCGGTTCCGCAGGGTGCGGGCGTCAACAACACGGTTGCGGGCGGCGGTTTCTTCGCCAATGCGCGCTTCCCGGTGACGAAGTACCTGGATATCGGTCTGCATGTCATGCAGGGAACCGGTGTGGGCCGCTACGGCACCTCGAACCTGGGCGACGTGACGGTGAAGCCGAACGGAACGTTTGA
This window harbors:
- the pstB gene encoding phosphate ABC transporter ATP-binding protein PstB, which codes for MAAAAFKLGDFGKVREERFGDEQQLSVVQHTPQFTVSDLNFYYGAFQALHNLNMNVPQDKVTALIGPSGCGKSTFLRILNRMSETVPNTRVEGKVLLGDQDLFSFHPTVLRQRVGMVFQRPNPFPKSIFDNVAYGVRINRMLPASQMKDRVEQSLRRAALWEEVKDKLHVSALSLSGGQQQRLCIARSLAVEPEVLLLDEPCSALDPLATSKIEDLIFELKGLCTIVIVTHNMLQAARVADYVGFFLNGKLVEFEGARKMFMNPTNKQTEDYLTGRFG
- the pstA gene encoding phosphate ABC transporter permease PstA, with the translated sequence MASYPPTSKKIINAVMLTLTGLCAFAVVAVLIFILGYLVVNGARSLNWAFFTKLPVPVGEEGGGMANAIVGSGKLLMIAACLGVPLGLLGGVFLAEFSGSAFASIVRYTTDLLNGVPSIVMGIFVYTLVVLPMHHFSTLAGGIALGIMMIPIALRSTEEFLRGVPRALREGAMSLGASKTQTIISVIIPAALPGIVTGIMLNLARVAGETAPLLFTALNNQYWSPGFNHETASLPVVIFNYAISPYADLHRQAWAGGFVLLSAVLLINILARLVLSRRTHLPRS
- the pstC gene encoding phosphate ABC transporter permease subunit PstC, translating into MELSKAAPNGTTPRSSGQPMSFAERLRKGDEIAYLVTLVAALTIILITALLAEHLWTNSLLSRQKFGFHFLTSRTWDPVNGNFGALPFVYGTVLTSFLGLLIAVPVGIGAAIFLAEMAPRKISNVLTFLVELLAAVPSVIFGLIGIFVLVPILNQVVPPITDHLAWLPIFSGTFYGVSYLTAGIVLSIMIVPFIVSISREVLMSVPTAQREAMMALGATKWDVTWKAVVPYAQRGIIGSVFLSLARALGETMAVTMVIGNVPEIHASLLSPGYTIAAVIANEFTEATEDIYLHALVEMALVLFVVTMIVNAGARLLMLTAGIKEIRE
- the pstS gene encoding phosphate ABC transporter substrate-binding protein PstS, producing the protein MIRKMMFAAALTAATLAPLTVQAQNVTLTGAGSTFAAPLYSKWAAEYKKSHPNVEINYQAIGSGGGIRQVSTGTVDFGGTDGPMNDAQLADAKNKLHTDILHFPTALGAAVPIYNVAGVASDLKFTQDALAGIFLGKITKWNDKYIQDANPGVKLPAANILVVHRSDGSGTTYTWADFLSKVSPEWKSRVGVNSSLSWPVGLGGKGNDGVAGLVKQTPNSIGYVELVYAVQNKISYGEVRNSSGKFVKAGLASVSAAAAGAVKNMPADFRVSITDAPNAEAYPISTFTWMLIPRNMNDKNKAAVLKDFLKWSLTTGQNECEALTYAKLPKEVVTKEAVAIGTLQY